ATCCAACCGAGCGTCACGGATCTGAATGTGTCCCAAGACGTTCGAATCGGATTCGCAGAAATCGAACTCTATTCCAATGGAAAAAACGTCGCTTTAGGCAAACGCGCTTTCGCAAACTCGATGCCCAAACCAGGTGATCGGTCGTTGCGAGCGCTGACCGATGGCAGAAATCTATTTGGCGAAATCCCGCCCCTGCGGACGTGGTTGAACCAACTCGCCAAACGACATGATCTGGAAGGCATGCGTCCGCTGGTCGTTGCCGAACTGAACCGCCGCTACGCTCGGCAAAGATCTCAATTGACCTGGGTCACTTGGCTAGCAGCGTTTCTCGCATTTGGAATTGGCGCGACATTTGTGGTCGACCGAATCGTTCGCATGCGTCAACTGACGGAACTACGCAGCCGGTTCGCCGCCGATCTTCACGATGAACTTGGTGCCGATTTACACGTGATTTCGTTACTGAGCGACTTGTCTCGTGGGGCAATCAACAATCCCGATAAGCACGAATCGCTGCACCAACGAATCCGCATTATGACGCAACGATCTAGCGATGCGGTTCGGTATTGCACGAACATGCTAGAAGCCAAAGAGCTCTACGGCGACTTGCTGGACGACATGCAAAGATCAACGGACCGCATCATGGCTGACTTCAAAGGCGAACTGACATTCGAAGGTGACGTCGCAGTCTTGCGAGGCTTGAAACCCCGCACACGTGCCGACCTGTTCTTGTTCTACAAAGAATGCTTGGTCAATATCAGCCGCCACAGTAACGGGACGCACTTCTACGCTCGCTTGACCGTGCATGGTAACGAGATCAGCTTGACCGTTCGCGACGATGGCCGCGGACTAAACGACGACCATACTAACGCCGTTCCATCGTCCCTGATGCGGCGAGCCAAACTACTTGGTGCAGACGCTGATGTTCAGTCTTCGGAAACCGGCGGTACGACCATCTCACTAAAGATGAAAACTCGGAAATGGAGATTTCGCAAATAGCGATCGTTCGATGAGCAAGACAATCAATGTGATGCTAGTTGAAGACCACCCCGAGTATCGTGATGTCATCGACCTCGCACTTAAGGACGAGGCGGATATCGAACTAATCAACCAAGTCGGTTCGTCCGAGCGAGCTCTGCGCATCTTGCAAGATAGATCGCAGACAACGATGCCCGATCTGATCTTGCTTGACTTAAACTTGCCAGGAAAATCGGGCTTGGAATCCCTGCCGACTTTTCGTTCGATCAGTCCGAGTTTAAAGATCATTGTCCTAACCCAGTCCAACAAAGAAGCCGACGTGGTGCGTGCCATCCAATTGGGCGCATCTGGCTACCTGTTGAAGTCTTCCACGGTCGACCAAATTCTTGACGCGATCCGAACAGTGGGCAATGGTGGTGCCGTACTAGGCAGCGGCATCGCGAAGTACATTCTCAACACCCTGCAGACGATACTGCCGCGTGACAAATTAGAAGACGCACTCTCGCAACGCGAATTGGAAATCCTCGCATTGCTAGGTGAAGGTCTTGTTAAGAAAGAGATTGCTTACAAGTTGAAGATCAGCATCAGCACGGTTGCAACCTACATTCGCCGGATCTACGAGAAGCTGGATGTCCAAAACGCACCTGCTGCGATCACCCAAGCTTACCGCGCCGGCATCCTGCCCCACGAACCAAATGCCGACTCGGACTATTGACTCGGTGATAATAAGCGATAGGCCAGCGGAACTGTTGCTATCGCTTCGGAAGTCGGTTGAGAGTGTAGTAGGCGTGCGGATGAAGGAGCTGTTGTCTGGTCCGATCGAGCACTGCTGACGCGTTGAGTTCATGAACGAAATACTGTTTCAAACCATCGACCACCAAACGAACCGTCACGCCATCGGCTTGGACCTGCGCGGACCGGACGGTTAAACCGTGTTGTTGAATTTCGTCGCTTCCGTAGGTCGAATGGTAATTGTACGTGTAACGCTGGAGCTGATACGACGCGGGATCGGACGCCGACTTGGGATCGACCGGACGGGTGAAGGTCAACTCGAAACCGTCCGGTTTGACTCGCATCGCCTGGATTTCGAAAGGCGTCTTGCCGGTCCAAACTAACCGCTGAAGTCCGTACGATGCCGTTCCCAAACTGCTCCAGCCACGATTGGTCAACCCAACAAACACGCTGCCGTCACGACCTTGCATCAATCGCAACACCGCGCTGGCCATGCCGGATCGGAACGGAAAGCAAGCGCCTTGATACTCACCGTCGACCTTCTCCAAAAACACCCGATTGATACCGGCTTGCGTAAATTCACCGACGAACAGTTGCCCCGCAAAGGGACCAAACTTGCCAT
The Rubripirellula reticaptiva DNA segment above includes these coding regions:
- a CDS encoding response regulator, whose product is MSKTINVMLVEDHPEYRDVIDLALKDEADIELINQVGSSERALRILQDRSQTTMPDLILLDLNLPGKSGLESLPTFRSISPSLKIIVLTQSNKEADVVRAIQLGASGYLLKSSTVDQILDAIRTVGNGGAVLGSGIAKYILNTLQTILPRDKLEDALSQRELEILALLGEGLVKKEIAYKLKISISTVATYIRRIYEKLDVQNAPAAITQAYRAGILPHEPNADSDY